From the genome of Pristiophorus japonicus isolate sPriJap1 chromosome 18, sPriJap1.hap1, whole genome shotgun sequence:
GTTCTTTTTACATTGTCTTCCAGTTCCTTTGCCAGCTCAGCAGCTGGCACATCGATTAGTTCCTATCAAACGAAGGTACACTGAAAGCTACATAGAATTTCTCATTGACCTACTTACAATTTAAGATTACAGGCAAAAGTCATTAGATTGCAAGCAAATGTTCCACTGAGCATTTGCCGACGGTGCGCCCCATTTTTCCCCACCCAATTCCAATGTAGTCATCATTAACTGGAAATGTTGAGGGTCATGAAATTCTGGCTGCCCTCCAGAGAAGGACTGAGGATATCAGTACAAAATAAGAAAGCAGAGTTAGGTTAGATGCCAGGCATTGCTTCTTTTCACAGAGAGACAGCCACTGGAACGGGTGCTGAATATGGATTTGCTGGAGGCCTTCTGAAAGGAGCCGGATGAGGTGCTGCAAGTAGAAGACCTCGAGTTACAGGATAAGGGTGCCAGTGACTAATGTTATCAGTTACTGAAGTCCCCTGGAGATTGCTTGATGGCCTTCAGTGATTGGAAAGTAATTTCCTAAACTTTCTTAAATAGTATTCATTTACTCTCTCCTCGTTTTCTGCATCTCTCAGGAGATTGTGCAACTGCAGGTGGGTTCATGGTGGATAAAGATAACACCATGACaccttgggctagaaattgtgtatTTGCGCCTTCTGTTGGGCCCGCCTGGGCACGACACTGGCAACGACTCCTGCCATATTCGGCGGGACTTTAGCGGCACCTGcatcatcgccgtgcacatcgCCCCGGCCCTAAATTcagctttcacccccccccccaaaaagcagCGCGGAGCAccaacagcgacagcttcaggggaagcGTATTGGGTAGCCGGACGCTACTGGAGCAAAAAATTAACGGGGAGGTGGCCGAGTGTTGGAAAAAACCTCGCCTTTTCGTTGCCGCTCCTGATGCTGTTTCTTCGCGGGGTCGTGGCCTTTAATTGAGGGGAGGGCCCCTCGGATACGGCAACGTTGCACGGCCCAGAGCGTAGCAGTGCTGAGGTGTCCGCCCTGTTACCGGCCCAGGAAGGAACTGGAGCGCGTGAtttatgctccacttccttttggggacaGTAACCCGAATCTATCGAGCGGGATGGGACATCGGCACCTGCCGCAAAGTTTAGCACCTCACGGATGTTACCATCCCCAAACAGAGCGATGATGAATTTCACCTCCCTTGTATGGATGGCACAGTAGGATTCTTTTCCCCGTCTTTTCTTGTGTGTGGATGTATAGTGGACTGCAGAAGAATCCATTTCATTTCCCcgcagcctcccccccaccccccccgcccccccaaccccacagCATGCTGGTTACGATCGTGGCTAGCTCTTTTTAAAATTTTATAATTACTAATAAATGCATTTTTAATAGCTGAACAACTTGTCAGGTTTCCGATTTACTCTAAGCACATATCAACCTAGTCCGATACACAAACAACCTGGCCAAAACCCACAAACGTGCAGCTTTAACAGCCACTCAGTCCTTTTCCCCATAGTTTACACATGAACACCCACCCTGCATGTTAACCATACATTTCCAGCCAGCAAGGATATATTTGTATTTCAGACATCTACAACAGACAAAATAAGTGGTTTAGGATTGAGGTAAGTGGGGACaaactatatatatatttaaaataaatggataGGGGCCCCAATGGTTTCCTGGTCCTAAAATAGATTGTTTTCCTTTGTTCCTGGATGCCTAAATGTCTTTGTTGTCACTGGCTCAGATAGTGAGGGAGGACAGTTTCCCAGACTTGGGAAACTGAAGTAGGTTACAGTTTAGAATGGCCATGGGGATATTTCCTGCCTGTTAATTTGCTTTCACTAGGGGGATGCAGATTTATATGGCTACTTTGTTTTGGCTGGGTCAAATGAGTTTCGGCATTCAGTCAAATGGAAAATATTATCCCTTTTACataataaaaacactaaaattaccGGGAAAGGAATTCACAAGTTACACCTTGTGGGCTTAGCCTCATGTTACACAGCTACACTTAATGTAGAATTCATTGCATCACATTTTTGGCATGTTGGAGACAACCTATGGTAGTCTGAAATCAGGACTGGTAGGTTTCTGGATACTGCTCTAGAGTCTAGTTTATTTTAATTAGAATGGAGCCATTTCCAAAATATTTTCAGCGCAAAATATCAAGTCTGTCTGATTAGCATCCACCTCTGTATTTAGATCTCTAAAAGCGGCTTCAAAAATTGGGCTTTGGACATCTTTCAGCCAATAAGACCTTAACCAACAAGGAGCATGGCATACACAAAAGATGACAGACATTAGGTTTGATAGAACTTTGCATCCTACTGTAAATCTACCCAGCTGCTTGTCCACTTTCTCTTACCTGGAGGTCAGACTCTGACATTGTAATAATTAGGGCAAGGTTTTGTCTAAGCTGTCCGGCAAGAATTTTCCAATTACAGGAAGACTCAGGATAATCCACACAGTCGACGTATTCACCGCAGTCAACACCAGAATCCATTTTTGCACGTGAGCTGAACTTGATTTCTGTGGGTAAAGGAGAGCTTTTGGTGAAATGCAGTTTGACAAACTAGATGTTAATGTCCAGAATGAGAGGCAGTACTAACACTCTTATGTTGGTATGCTTGTAatggacaacaacaacttttaaTTATATAGCGCTGTTAACGTAGTAAAATCTCtaaaagacgcttcacaggagcgatataaaacaacatttgacactgagccacatagggcaGACTTGGTcatagaggcaggttttaaggagcatcttaaaggaggaaagagtgataaagaagcggagaggtttagggagggtgctcTAGAGCTAGGGGCCTTGGCAgccgaagacatggccaccaatggtggagcaattaaaatcggggtgctcaagagaccagaattggaggagtgcagatatctgggggggtgggggcgggtgcgattgtgggactggaggagattacagagatagggtggggcaagaCCATGAAAGGAGTGATTCGAAAACAATTTTAAACTTGAGattttgcttaactgggagccaatgtaggtcagcaagcacaggggtgatgggtgaacgggtgcgagttagaacaagggcagcatagttttggatgaccaaatgtttacggagggtagaaggtgggaggccagccaggagtgcgttggcatagtcaagtctagaggaaacaaaagcatagatgagggtttcagcagcaggcgagctgaggcaggggcaacaAAATTCTTGTTTTGCTGTAGAAAAGGGTGACGTTGCAATAAATGACTCCGTACTGCCATGTTGGTGACCTCAGCTGTGCCACTGAGGAGGGGCCATGCAAAAGGAGAAATTTGTAGTATGAACAAGGAACTGTGGAACAGGGAGGTTGAGGGTGAGCTGCCGTTTTCATAAGGCTAATTAATAGCAGAAATCATCCAGCAACATCTGGGGATTCACAATTTACTGGATATCTCTTTCTTGAcacgatttacacattaataatggtGCACGCATTAAACTCGCTGTTATTTTGGCAGAAAGTTCTGGACCTTAAATCTTTCAAATTTCAAATCCATGCACTGAATAATTCAAAGAACCATTTCTCTGAATGCTTTGGAAATGAAAAGACGGAACCATTTAATTGCAGGCCCTTTCAGAATTCTTTGCGATGGTGTTTTCCATAATTTATATTAGCATTCAATTCCTCTCTAAAGATAAACTTACCCAcattaccgggagtccatttatcaCTGGATCCAAGGATCATGAATTTTGTGTTTTCTGGCAGGTGCATAAAGTAGTCTTCATCATCAACAATTGTTCCATCATCTTCAAGCACAACTGTGTAAGTTTGCTTCACACCAGGTTTATCCAGACTTAGTTTTTCCTTTCCTACACATAAAAAACCCATAAACATAAATTACCAGAATATCGCAGCTAAGGTTTCAGGACGTTTACTAACTAAAAATACATTCAAGATGTTGCAGAGTCTAAAGTTCCCAGATATGAACATGATTTTTACAATCTGTAGCCAATAACTGCGTCATGACAACTTATCCTAGAGTTGAAAAGAACCAAACTTTAAAATGTTGTCTTCAATATACTTAACAtttcacagtctaaaaattagagccagacctttcaggagtgaaattaggaaacaattcCACACACAAggggtggcagaagtttggaactctcttccacaaatggcaactgatgctcgatcaattattaattttaaatttgaaattgatagatttttgttaaccaaaggtattaagggatatggggcaaaggcgggtatatggagttaggtcgcagatcagccatgagctcactgaatggcggaacagactcgagaggctgaatgcccTCATGTTCCTGCATTTTCAGCTATTCTGCATAAACCTACAGTACTGATCATTACTATTTTACAAATAAAGCATTAATGGCATTACATAACTGAAGTCAGGCAGTCTGAAGTGTCAATGCCACATACTGCAAGAGAAAAGGATCTGCATCAGTTATTCTTTACAAACAAGTTCTAGTCTTATCTAGATGAGGAGATGTTCCCCAAATGAGGAATAATAAAGGGCAATTGCCATAGGAAGCTCTTACATACCTCTCGGGGCCTACATTGCTCATGTCATTCACATTTACAATTATTTTTCAAGTTGAAAGGATTGTACACCACAGATAAGAAATGTTGCAACTAATTCTTTGTGATACACAACTTAGCTGTCTGTCAGGTCGAGAGAGGGGCTCTACTCTACAGTCAGGGCACACAATCCCACTCCCTGTTTTCTGTACGCTTAAATGACTCTCATGGAGGACAGGCAACTACACAAATCAAGATGCAAGCGCATACTGCCATTCTAAACCTGATGCCAAAAATAGTGCAGGCTTTTCATCCGATTTTACATCCTTTTTTGCAGAGTATCTGGTCTTCACTTGGTACTTTCCATCCAGCTGAAATCAGGAAGCTTAGAAACTAGCCTGGAACCTGCATCCTTCCCCTCCACACTGCTATGCATTTGCGCTCTTCTCGTCAAGAGATTCTTTTGAAAACGGGATACAGCAAATCTTGTTACAATAACAATCTGGCCTTGGATTTACCCCAGTACCTGCATAAATCGAGTACTAAATTGGTAGTATAACTCCACTAGACTGTACTCTTATTGGGGACTCTCGTTGCGTGTGGAGGCTGCTGGGAAGTACATTCCCATAGTTTCAACTATTTTGGTGAAATGATGAATTAAGTGCCCCCttcttaaaggggcactaaaaccgacacgttaaacttttgacattaaaaggatcaaattaaaatttggttgctgggggtgatgatgctctccagtccctccggcgcccacctctcacggaaggccgcgagcgtaccggtggacaccgcgtgctccatcttcccATAGTTTCAGGTCCTGTCGGGCAGCTGCAGAAGACACAAAGTGAATGAGCTTGCTTGCATAAGTTTGACTCCCAGTAGAGCCAGCAGACTTATACTAACAATAATGCTGAAATGTAGCTGGGTGAGGCAGGCTACATGGTTCAAGTTTAGGATGAGACtcaccatggcaatatttcaaagagcgagggagttatccctggtgtcctggccaatatttaaacctcaatcaacatcactaaaacagattatctggtcattattacattgcttgtgtgcgggagcttgcttgtgcgcaaaattggctgcgcgtttcccacatgacaatacaactacacttcaaaaagtacttcattggctgtaaagcactttgagacatccggtgtttgtgaaaggtgctataaaagacttggatttatatagcgcctttcatgaccagcagacgtctcaatgcgctttacagccgatgaagtacttttggagtgtagtcactgttgtaatgttggaaatttgcgcacagcaagctcccacaaatagcaatgtggtaatgacctgaTGATGttgtgttacattgattgagggataaatattggccaggacaccggggataactcctctgttttcttcgaaacagtgccgtgggatttttttacatccacctgagggagcagacggggcctcggtttaacatctcagctgaaagacggcacctccgacagggcagcactccctcagcactgcactggagtgtcagcctagatttatgtgctcaagtccctggagtgggacttgaacccacgacctttgggctcagaggcgagagagagtgctgcccactgtaagaaatgtaagtctgtctgtctttctttcgtaCAGGCCTGCTTTTCCCGACTCGGGTTTTATTCACCTTTGTTTGTCAGCTCGGCCAGGGACTTTGCCACGACGCCAAAAGTCCGGTGGCGGTCGAGGCCGCAAATCTTGAAGGGGAATTGGCGCCTGGAGTCCATACTGTAGTGCGCGGGAACCTGCGTTACTGGGAGCCAGAAAATCCACCCAGGCCTGCGGGCCGACTGAAGGCCTCCCTTGGCAACCCCGCCCACCTATGGAGACGCGCATGCGCACTGCCACCGCCCACAACATCGTCCTCTAAACCAGCGCCCAAAATTAATTGCGGTCCCCCGCACCCGTCTGTCACTTAAAAAAACGTAAATAATTTTAATCGGAATTAAAAATAAAGCCGCAGTCTTGGCATCGATTCACCCCCTTCAAAACAAACTACAACTCCCAGAATGCTCAGTCGAACATACTTCTGTTCTTTTTGTGAATTAAAATTCTAAATTTAGATCGGATTACGTTTTTAAACTTATTGGAAATTAAATTGAAACggtgcaattgtttttttttattttaaataaaatgTTTTATATTTATGATCGTCGATCGATTTGCGGCGCTTGCGAGCTGGCGAGCGGCGAGTCGGCGCTCGATTGGTAGAGCCGGGCAAGATGGCGTCGTCTGAGCAGGCGGAGCCGCACCAGGTAAGCGCCGCTTGTTTGTGCATCGTGCGGGGAGCTGGCAGCGCCCCGGCTCCGGGCTCCCcgcttctccacacacacacacacacacagtagccGGCTGGAGGCGCCGTGCCGTCCCGTTCCCGGCGGCCCGGCCCgggcgttgtgtgtgtgtgtggggcctgtGGCGGTAGCGGAGGGCGGCGCTGACCTGCTGCCGGTGGCCAAAGCTGGGCGGGCCTGCAGCCCTCGGGGTGGGCCGGCGGGGAAAGCCcagttctatgtgtgtgtgtgtcctcagTTCTTCCACCCCGTCGGCTGGGAGTGGGAATGAAATGTCAAGGTGCCCACTTTTATTTCAAGGGTACACTGACCAAATGGCCAAACACAAACTCTTATCCATCACCCTCCCCTTAACTGGGAGCATCTGAGACTCAAGCTGGTGGCTTCACttccccactccggagacttgagcacaaaaatctaggctgaccctcccagtgcggtgctgagggagcgctgccctgtcggaggtgccgtctttcagatgagacgttaaaccgaggccctgtctgccctctcaggtggatgtaaaagatcccatggccactatttcaaagaagagcaggggaggtatgcccggtgtcctggggccaatatttatatctaaatcaacaacaacaacttttatttatatagcacttacAATGTAGcagaatatcccaaggtgcttcacaggagtgttatgacaaaaataaatacatttcacactgagccacataaattatggcagatgaccaaaagcttggtcaaagaggtaggttttaaggagtgtcttaaaggaggaaagaggggcagagaagtggagaggtttagggagggtgttccagagcatagggaccaggcagctgaaggcacggccaccgatggttgagcaattataatcagggtgcTCCAAAAGGCAGAATTTTAAGGAATGCAGAtatcctttggggggggggggagggagagagggaagaggaggtaggttgtggggggaagggaagaggaggtaggttg
Proteins encoded in this window:
- the dffa gene encoding DNA fragmentation factor subunit alpha isoform X4, translated to MDSRRQFPFKICGLDRHRTFGVVAKSLAELTNKGKEKLSLDKPGVKQTYTVVLEDDGTIVDDEDYFMHLPENTKFMILGSSDKWTPGNVEIKFSSRAKMDSGVDCGEYVDCVDYPESSCNWKILAGQLRQNLALIITMSESDLQELIDVPAAELAKELEDNVKRTEAIQDSLQHTLDSREEHRQAKELLQLYQNACGKHDSEDARETDQVDGPDATTSQTFQLSQRVINTLRQKSSPELSLSNMELQNSKDITDRQHLKMNKGKGGRGKT
- the dffa gene encoding DNA fragmentation factor subunit alpha isoform X1, translated to MDSRRQFPFKICGLDRHRTFGVVAKSLAELTNKGKEKLSLDKPGVKQTYTVVLEDDGTIVDDEDYFMHLPENTKFMILGSSDKWTPGNVEIKFSSRAKMDSGVDCGEYVDCVDYPESSCNWKILAGQLRQNLALIITMSESDLQELIDVPAAELAKELEDNVKRTEAIQDSLQHTLDSREEHRQAKELLQLYQNACGKHDSEDARETDQVDGPDATTSQTFQLSQRVINTLRQKSSPELSLSNMELQEVLDESEESLVSALRCSMKKIKDLQEDCRKEFNRRSSKVKSLDQLNKHSTKKRKL
- the dffa gene encoding DNA fragmentation factor subunit alpha isoform X3, encoding MDSRRQFPFKICGLDRHRTFGVVAKSLAELTNKGKEKLSLDKPGVKQTYTVVLEDDGTIVDDEDYFMHLPENTKFMILGSSDKWTPGNVEIKFSSRAKMDSGVDCGEYVDCVDYPESSCNWKILAGQLRQNLALIITMSESDLQELIDVPAAELAKELEDNVKRTEAIQDSLQHTLDSREEHRQAKELLQLYQNACGKHDSEDARETDQVDGPDATTSQTFQLSQRVINTLRQKSSPELSLSNMELQARRAEWPTPAPIFYVSMLSAVNCWTQ
- the dffa gene encoding DNA fragmentation factor subunit alpha isoform X2, whose protein sequence is MDSRRQFPFKICGLDRHRTFGVVAKSLAELTNKGKEKLSLDKPGVKQTYTVVLEDDGTIVDDEDYFMHLPENTKFMILGSSDKWTPGNVEIKFSSRAKMDSGVDCGEYVDCVDYPESSCNWKILAGQLRQNLALIITMSESDLQELIDVPAAELAKELEDNVKRTEAIQDSLQHTLDSREEHRQAKELLQLYQNACGKHDSEDARETDQVDGPDATTSQTFQLSQRVINTLRQKSSPELSLSNMELQKIKDLQEDCRKEFNRRSSKVKSLDQLNKHSTKKRKL